In a genomic window of Mastacembelus armatus chromosome 3, fMasArm1.2, whole genome shotgun sequence:
- the tm2d3 gene encoding TM2 domain-containing protein 3, with product MAAVCHRWRPDRGLCFKTYGIIVVLFMDLVLQCVNGYLSSPHVDQEPPYTRDAQQGPAFTSPVAPASSSVSPASEENYTTKCPSGGLCSRLPADCIHCNYQYNCTYGKPASFTCKTKKGVHCIGESGQQQTSFSLSITCQFCWQLDPSQYRCSNSTNCMTVSCPRKRYNATCDVLDHVHCLGRRRFQKRLFCNWTGGYKWSTALALSITLGGFGADRFYLGQWREGLGKLFSFGGLGIWTLIDVLLIGVGYVGPADGSLYI from the exons ATGGCGGCTGTCTGTCACAGATGGAGACCGGATCGAGGACTGTGCTTCAAAACCTACGGAATTATTGTGGTGTTGTTCATGGACCTGGTCTTACAGTGTGTTAACG GATATCTGAGCTCTCCTCATGTGGACCAGGAGCCCCCCTACACTAGAGACGCCCAACAGGGACCTGCTTTCACCAGCCCAGTGGCCCCTGCTTCATCCTCAG TGTCCCCTGCCAGTGAAGAGAACTACACTACTAAGTGTCCTAGTGGGGGTTTGTGTAGTCGCCTGCCAGCTGATTGCATTCACTGCAACTACCAGTACAACTGCACCTATGGGAAACCAGCTTCTTTCACTTGTAAAACCAAAAAAGGAGTTCACTGTATT GGAGAGTCAGGACAACAGCAAACCagcttctccctctccatcACCTGTCAGTTCTGCTGGCAGCTGGATCCATCCCAGTACCGCTGTTCAAACTCCACCAATTGTATGACAGTCTCCTGCCCACGGAAACGCTACAATGCCACCTGTGATGTGTTAGATCACGTACATTGTTTAG GTAGAAGACGTTTTCAGAAACGGTTATTTTGCAATTGGACTGGAGGATACAAATGGTCAACAGCATTAGCACTCAG cATCACTCTTGGTGGTTTTGGAGCAGATCGTTTTTATCTGGGCCAATGGAGAGAGGGTTTGGGCAAACTGTTCAGCTTTGGAGGCCTTGGTATTTGGACTTTAATAGATGTTCTTCTAATTGGGGTTGGCTACGTAGGACCCGCTGACGGTTCTCTTTACATCTGA